One segment of Pandoraea pnomenusa DNA contains the following:
- a CDS encoding DUF4399 domain-containing protein, which produces MRCIVVPLAFACASTAVLAQSAQPRVFFVAPANGAVVSNPVVVKFGVEGMTVKPAGEVVANTGHHHLIIDGDPIPAGQVVPADDSHLHFGKGQTETTVNLTPGDHALTMQFADGAHRSYGPAMSQTIKVHVKGQQ; this is translated from the coding sequence ATGCGTTGCATTGTCGTGCCGTTGGCGTTCGCGTGCGCAAGCACTGCCGTTCTGGCACAGTCGGCCCAGCCGCGCGTCTTCTTCGTAGCGCCCGCCAATGGGGCCGTGGTGAGCAACCCGGTGGTGGTCAAGTTCGGCGTCGAGGGCATGACGGTCAAACCGGCTGGGGAAGTGGTGGCCAACACCGGCCATCACCATCTCATCATCGACGGCGATCCGATTCCGGCAGGTCAGGTCGTACCCGCAGACGACTCGCATCTGCATTTCGGCAAGGGCCAGACCGAGACGACCGTCAATCTCACGCCGGGCGACCACGCGTTGACGATGCAGTTCGCCGACGGTGCGCACCGGTCGTACGGTCCGGCCATGAGCCAGACGATCAAGGTGCATGTCAAAGGCCAGCAATAA